A stretch of Cryptococcus neoformans var. neoformans JEC21 chromosome 10 sequence DNA encodes these proteins:
- a CDS encoding tyrosine-tRNA ligase, putative: MVLIRLSVSKRGAHLFHRKSSTLAPKATVLQELDERGFVAAITSDKLKQHVASPTTIYSGVDPSASSLHVGNLIPLLGLLHFQARGHQSICLIGGATGSIGDPSGRSTERKSLTPSELRLNIAGITSQVHRFFIRGQEYLSKRGMDLTAMSKDGGRGVKVMNNYDWMRDVSLLDFLRTTGKMARVSTMLSRDSVKNRLSSDSGISYTEFTYQLLQAYDFSHLHSEHGCNIQLGGSDQWGNIVAGIDLIRRGKIAEREEKGEQVKEEEEDVYGLTIPLLTTSTGEKFGKSAGNAVWLDEKRTSAAEFYQFFLRTTDEDVEKYLKLFTFLPLSQIQDVMQAHQISKTERLPQKLLAAEVTELVHGPAALTRALTAAQVLYSTSTSSLTAEKVLDAFRGDKRFHRVKKENLAEMGVGKMAVTYGLCGSVGETQRLVQSFALQVNDRKISDHREKIAVEDLVDGHIAIVRAGNKRQIILYVE, encoded by the exons ATGGTTTTAATAAGACTCAGTGTCTCTAAGAGGGGTGctcatctctttcaccGTAAATCCTCAACCCTCGCCCCCAAGGCAACGGTGCTGCAGGAGCTGGACGAACGTGGATTCGTAGCTGCAATTACCAG TGATAAGCTCAAGCAACATGTCGCTTCCCCAACAACTATATATTCAGGTGTGGACCCTTCAGCATCTTCTTTACATGTCGGCAATCTCATACCGCTTTTGGGCTTGTTACACTTCCAGGCTCGCGGCCACCAATCCATCTGCCTT ATTGGGGGCGCTACAGGCTCAATAGGCGACCCTTCTGGCCGCTCAACTGAACGTAAATCACTCACACCGTCTGAACTTCGCCTCAACATTGCAGGTATTACCTCTCAAGTCCACCGTTTCTTCATTCGCGGCCAAGAATACCTCAGCAAACGCGGTATGGACCTTACTGCCATGAGCAAAGACGGAGGTAGAGGCGTCAAGGTTATGAACAACTATGATTGGATGAGGGATGTGAGCCTTTTGGACTTTCTGAGGACGACGGGAAAAATGGCTAGGGTATCTACCATGCTCTCTCGGGATAGCGTGAAAAACCGACTCAGCTCGGACTCTGGTATCTCATACACCGAATTCACATACCAGCTTCTCCAAGCGTACGACTTTTCCCATCTCCACTCCGAACACGGATGCAATATCCAACTAGGCGGTAGTGACCAATGGGGAAATATCGTCGCTGGTATTGATCTTATTCGCCGAGGGAAAATCGccgagagggaagaaaagggtgaACAAgtaaaggaagaggaggaagatgtgTATGGTCTGACCATTCCCCTGTTAACTACAAGTACGGGTGAAAAGTTTGGGAAATCTGCCGGGAACGCGGTGTGGTTGGACGAAAAGAGGACAAGCGCGGCAGAGTTCTACCAG TTCTTCCTTCGTACAACAGACGAAGACGTTGAGAAATACCTCAAACTCTTtaccttccttcctctctcccaaaTTCAAGACGTCATGCAAGCTCACCAAATCTCTAAAACCGAGCGTCTCCCTCAAAAACTCCTCGCAGCTGAAGTCACTGAACTCGTCCACGGTCCTGCTGCCCTTACCCGAGCTCTCACAGCGGCTCAAGTACTCTATTCGACCTCTACATCCTCACTTACAGCTGAAAAAGTGTTGGATGCTTTCCGGGGAGATAAGCGTTTCCACcgggtgaagaaggagaattTGGCCGAGATGGGCGTTGGAAAGATGGCTGTTACATATGGTTTGTGCGGGTCTGTTG GCGAAACTCAGCGATTAGTTCAATCATTCGCTTTGCAAGTGAACGACAGGAAGATTAGCGACCACAGAGAGAAGATTGCTGTAGAAGACCTCGTAGACGGCCATATCGCCATCGTCAGAGCGGGTAACAAAAGGCAGATCATCTTGTATGTTGAGTAA